The proteins below are encoded in one region of Buttiauxella gaviniae:
- a CDS encoding formate/nitrite transporter family protein, producing MDELKEEKIDKSTDEIEVESDEKDHGEKIEVDEEQLPSRAMAIHEHIRQDGEKELERDAMALLWSAIAAGLSMGASLLAKGVFHVNLDGVPGGFLLENLGYTFGFIIVIMARQQLFTENTVTAVLPVMHKPSGINFLLLLRLWGVVLLGNLIGTGLAAYAFEYMPIFDEQTRDAFVTIGMEVMHNTPGEMFANAIISGWIIATMVWMFPAAGSAKIVVIIIMTWLVGLGDLTHIVVGSIEVLYLVFNGTIHWSDFFWPFAIPTLAGNICGGTFIFALISHAQIRNDMSTKKKAEEKAKAKRKQDVEGGKESDKGEKQARRA from the coding sequence ATGGATGAATTAAAAGAAGAGAAAATCGACAAATCAACCGATGAGATTGAAGTCGAAAGTGACGAGAAAGATCACGGAGAAAAAATAGAAGTTGATGAAGAGCAGCTCCCCTCCCGGGCAATGGCCATCCACGAACATATCCGCCAGGACGGTGAAAAAGAGCTGGAACGTGACGCAATGGCATTGCTCTGGTCAGCCATTGCCGCAGGCTTATCAATGGGCGCATCGCTGCTGGCAAAAGGGGTCTTTCACGTCAATCTGGATGGCGTTCCCGGCGGTTTTCTGCTGGAAAACCTTGGCTACACATTCGGGTTTATCATCGTCATTATGGCGCGTCAGCAACTGTTCACCGAGAACACCGTCACCGCCGTACTCCCCGTGATGCATAAACCCAGCGGGATAAATTTCCTGCTGCTGTTACGTTTATGGGGCGTGGTTCTGCTGGGTAACCTCATCGGCACCGGTCTTGCGGCGTATGCGTTTGAATATATGCCCATATTTGACGAGCAGACGCGTGATGCGTTCGTTACCATCGGCATGGAAGTGATGCACAACACGCCGGGAGAAATGTTCGCCAATGCGATTATTTCCGGCTGGATAATCGCCACCATGGTGTGGATGTTCCCGGCAGCGGGATCGGCAAAAATCGTGGTGATTATCATCATGACATGGCTGGTTGGGCTGGGGGATTTAACCCACATTGTGGTCGGCTCCATCGAAGTGCTCTACCTGGTCTTTAACGGTACCATTCACTGGAGTGATTTCTTCTGGCCGTTCGCCATCCCCACGCTTGCGGGCAACATTTGCGGCGGTACCTTCATCTTCGCGCTGATTAGCCATGCCCAAATTCGTAACGATATGAGCACTAAGAAAAAAGCCGAGGAAAAAGCCAAAGCGAAACGTAAACAAGACGTCGAGGGTGGCAAAGAGAGCGACAAAGGCGAAAAGCAGGCGCGACGGGCATAA
- the ccmA gene encoding cytochrome c biogenesis heme-transporting ATPase CcmA, translating into MLDAINLTCVRDDRVLFSELSFSVRPGEMVQIAGKNGAGKTSLLRILAGLAQAEEGEVKWQGETLSRNRYQYHQDLLWLGHQPGIKTVLTAFENLSFYHAEGAENLRWQALTEVGLAGFEDVPVNQLSAGQQRRVALARLWLSAHKLWILDEPFTAIDVAGVEKLTRQLKRHTENGGMVILTTHQPLAVDNVRQIHLQERFA; encoded by the coding sequence ATGCTTGATGCGATTAACCTGACCTGCGTACGTGATGACCGCGTGTTATTTAGCGAGTTGTCGTTTAGCGTCCGTCCGGGGGAAATGGTGCAAATCGCTGGGAAAAATGGCGCAGGCAAAACGTCGTTACTGCGGATTTTGGCGGGGCTTGCGCAGGCCGAGGAGGGCGAGGTGAAGTGGCAAGGGGAAACGTTGTCGCGCAACCGCTATCAGTATCATCAGGATCTACTCTGGCTTGGGCATCAGCCCGGCATCAAAACCGTTCTCACCGCCTTTGAAAATCTCAGCTTTTACCACGCTGAAGGTGCGGAAAATCTACGTTGGCAAGCGCTTACTGAAGTGGGCCTGGCGGGGTTCGAGGATGTTCCGGTAAACCAACTTTCTGCCGGGCAGCAGCGCCGTGTTGCGCTGGCGCGTTTGTGGCTGAGTGCGCACAAACTCTGGATCCTCGACGAGCCTTTTACCGCCATTGACGTTGCGGGCGTGGAAAAACTCACCCGGCAGCTCAAGCGCCATACCGAAAATGGCGGCATGGTGATACTCACCACCCACCAGCCGCTTGCCGTGGACAATGTTCGCCAGATTCACTTGCAGGAGAGATTTGCATGA